The genomic DNA ttattatcatctcgtacaacactctttggcctgacacgttgaacttgaatatcacctcacacgtgattgtttctctatgaaactcgtcaatgttatCATGGTCCGCActgcttaccgacatgccaactgatttttccaaaattcgataaaatcatttctgattaaaattaattttggtaaacggcattgaggtaaaataTGAGTTAAAcaaacatcggaaaatcatttttgttcatatctttgtgtcttttaaattttatcttagtttgttgattttagggggagtaaatccaaatttgaaaatccaaaaacattgaaaaatttcaaaaacacaaaaacaatagaaaaacaaaaatgagtttcctggcgagcaaaagagaacatgatagtacatcagtggtctatccaaacctctttaaacctaaactgaaaaacgataagcagctctatataagatgtatcggtaggctcacaatcattttaaagtgtgcagggtgatataaatcttaaatcgactgaagaccaggtgggaaccattcattggcatatggtcttagtaccgaaatttcgtttgagagattgccgaggctctgagatattcggtctttatgctgcttatcatctgggtatcatggttgtatcttttaccgaaaaataacggggacgcaagtctagatctttcatgatactatacatacgtgtacatactgcatacgacctcaataagtgataaacaatcacatgtccaaacaaataagtgacaaaatatcacatttatccgggatcAAGTTCGTCTCtatgctgtacgaaagtactgacctgttcacggacttgctcctgtgccctcatgcatatgaaaatcaagttcctcatcaataagtgattctatcacatagggcttgttttcaaatcaaaataagtgagtttctcacatcatatacggtcaaacagatgaaaatcggtatactcacctgtaagacaaaccctcgtgcataccttgatacaggaatgtgtcgtgatgtggatgaacaccggttggtaagtataaattatacattaacgtatccccaaaacatgattacatctgataagttgagcttatgtggacaacaataccgatagttgttataggatgcttatcttaatgttaactaattgaacaacaagagcgttttggcatgaccgtacactgatatgattctcttaccctcgaaactcacaaaaagaatgtttgtaaatatttatttactgctttcgggctttacatttgaaatattcaaaaattccaaaaagattttaggtgtgttttaatataaactttataaaagccaaaaagattttatttctatcttattttcgatcgtacgatgttggatctcgagtcttcgttacctgaaacctgactgaaaaccgaattgactaaattttcataaacggtcgaaatttgcaagttttgaaagttagagactaaaattgacaaatttattaaactttcaagctgtcggacggtgtttgattgaaacatggtcatacgtgtgtcatttgtttatgctaactatattccaagcagttgttctcattacacgtttagatttcttgcatgtgcagattctaaaggcaaggagaacatagtcgatgacaagcttcggaatgaagacacgacgtgaaggcactcaagtgatgaggatgatcgagttgccgctgaccatcatcaacaccacaaggatctcaagcactaagatcaagtcattcacgagcataattCAAGGggaagcttatgttaagggggagtttgtcaacacacttccaaCATAaaacggggagtttgttgatacactttctgctttcaagacgtgaagacatTGAAGATCCTCCGGCATAGAAGACATGAAAGGCGAATCACGCGAGTAGcgtctaagggggagtttgttgatacatatttgtggACGCAACTCGACGTGAAGTGATTCGGGTTAACAACGGCTTTCCTCCGTCGTTTTTGGTTAAGATCAAACATGGGCCCAAGATGCTTAAAAGGACTTGAGCTAGTTTTTGGAATGAATCATAATTGCAGAAACAATGCATGGGCCTTAACagctttggcgaaacacatttgggcccaagcccattttggcgaaacacatagAGTGTCGATGAAACACATCTGTTTCATCGACATGTTTCCTTTTCGTCGAGCATGGATGTGTTTCAccaagatctgtttcaccaagaTCTGTTTCGTCAAGATAGTTATGTTTCGTTGTGTGTAGTGCTATAAATAGTCTGTAGTTAGACAGAAAATGTTAGACACAAGAAGAGAGCACACAGAgagcaaacacacacacacacgagagtttgagagagtttgcaaaacatatttgtaaacattgctttgtaactgaacctttcatacgtattaatacagaggtgttaatcggtgaatttTGCGTGTTGtgtatttgcgtgttctatctcggtttgcctttccggttggattccgcacaaccgggttggtttgtacacaaggattaggcgactagatcctcctagccggacctacaatccacaccgggtggatatccagtttgggagagcactcaggttccttgcaatgcacgaagcagttacaggatacggttttgaatttctaatctctcctatgcttgtcgatatttaagctgctttatgaattattatcgtCCCGTACaacactctttggcctgacacgttgaacttgaatatcacctcacacgtgattgtttctctaTGAAACTTGTCAATGTTATcatggtccacaccgatgaccaacgtgccgacctttttaccaaagcatttgacaaatcaagatttgactttttattattggtaaacggcattaaggtcaagcaagagtaaaaccaacatcggaaaatcactttttgtaaatatctttttgtcttttaaattttatcttagtttgttgattttagggggaataaatccaaatttgaaaatccaaaaacatcgaaaaatttcaaaaacacaaaaacaatagaaagacaaaaatgagtttcctgacgagcaaaagagaaaatgatagtacatcagtggtctatccaaacctctttaaacctaaactgaaaaacgataagcagctctatataagatgtatcgctaggctcacaatcattttaaagtgtgcagggtgatataaatcttaaatcgactgaagatcaggtgggaaccattcattggcatatggtcttagtaccgaaatttcgtttgatagattgccgaggttctgagatattcggtctttatgctacttatcatctgggtatcatggttgtatcttttaccgaaaaacaacggggacgcaagtctagatcttccatgatactatacatacgtgtacatactgcatacgacctcaataagtgataaacaatcacatgtccaaacaaataagtgataatatatcacatttatgcTACTTATcatctgagatattcggtctttatgctacttatcatctgggtatcatggttgtatcttttaccgaaaaacaacggggacgcaagtctagatcttccatgatactatacatacgtgtacatactgcatacgacctcaataagtgataaacaatcacatgtccaaacaaataagtgataatatatcacatttatccgagAGTCAAGTTCgcctctctgctgtacgaaagtactgacctgttcacggacttgctcctgtgccctcatgcatgaaaatcaagttcctcatcaataagtgattctatcacatagggcttgttttcaaatcaaaataagtgagaatctcacatcatatacggtcaaacagatgataatcggtatactcaccggtaagatgaaccctcgtgcataccttgatacgggaatgtgtcgtgatgtggatgaacaccggtcggtaagtataattcataccttaatgtatcccctcgccatgattacatctgataagttgagcttaagtggacaacaataccgatagttgttataggatgcttatcttaatgttaactaattgaacaaagagagcgttttggcatgaccgtacactgatatgattctcttaccctcgaaactcgcaaaaagaatgtttgtaaatatttatttactgctttcagtctttacatttcaaatattcaaaataccaaaaaggttttgggtgtgttttaatataaactttataaaagccaaaaagattttatttctattttatttttgatcgtacgatgttggagctcgagtcttcgttacctgaaacctgactgaaaaccgaattggctaaatcttcataaacggtcgaaatttgcaagttttgaaagttaggaTCTAAAATTgtcaaatttattaaactttcaaactgtcggacggtgtttgattggaacatggtcatacgtgtgtcatttgtttatactaactatactccaagcagttgttctcattacgcgtttagatttcttgcatgtgcagattctaaaggcaaggagaacatggtcgatgacaagcttcggaatgaagacatgacgtgaaggcactcaagtgatgaggatgatcgagttgccgctgaccatcatcaacaccacaaggatctcaagttataaagatcaagtcattcacgagcataactcaagggggagcttatgttaagagggagtttgtcaacacacttcctacatgaaacggggagtttgttgatacactttctgctttcaagacgtgaagactttgaagatcctccgacgtAGAAGACATCAAAGGCGAATCACgtgagtagcgtccaagggggagtttgttgatgcatgattgtggacgcgactcgacttgGCGGATGTTGGCTCGGGCAACGGCATTCCTCCGTCGTTGTGCTTAAAATATCAAGAACGAGCCAAGATGTAGAAGGACTTGGAACATAGTCTTTGGGCTAAGACTAGTCCTTGGGCTTAAACAGATTGGCGAAACAGCAACTCTTTTGGGCTTGTAACTGTTTGGCGAAACACCCTTTGAGCCCAAGCCCAACATTGATGAAACATGTGTATAGTTGACGAAACAAGTCTGTTTCATCAACCTCAATTGTGTTTCATCAATATCAAATGTGTTTCATCGAGTTTGGTCTTGTTTCGCCAAGCCAAGTCTGTTTCGTAGTGTATGTTGCTATAAATAGTCTGATATCAGACATGAGAAACGAGAGAACACATAGACACCAGAAGAGAGCACACAGAgagcaaacacacacacacacgagagtttgagagagtttgcaaaacatatttgtaaacattgctttgtaactgaacctttcatacgtattaatacagaggtgttaatcggtgaatattgcatgtcgtgtatttgcgtgttctatctcggtttgacTTTCCGGTTGGATTTCGCACAACagggttggtttgtacacaaggattaggcgactagatcctcctagccggacctacaaaaACAAAAGAAATCTTTTAAACATTCAAAGTGGGATAAGAtctaatattaatttattatttatttaattaatataagatatgTAGGAAAATGATACGGCAAAATCAAAAAGTTGATGCCTTCAATTaataacatgtgttacacattgATTTCGTATTACACGGGATTGTATAATAGAGTTTTTATAATTATAAAATTTGTGCATATGTATAACCTTTTTATAATTCTCTTTTAGATGTGATTACTTGCTCATTCATgaaaagagttaattgctcggatggtccctgtggtttcatgttttttcacgtttagtccccaccttttgaaaatagcaggttgctccctatggtttgtcattttgttactcggatagtccctaagtAGATGTCACatagtttggaaatagcaggtatgctccctatggtttgtcattttgttactcggatagtcccgaGAGTAACTGTTTGGGGACCATCcaagtaacaaaatgacaaaccacagggagcatacatgttattttcaaaaggtggggactaaacgtgaaaaaacgtgaaaccacagggaccatccgggcaattaactcttcaTGAAAATCATTTTAGATGCGAACCTTTATATTATAAGCATCCCGTGAAGCATGAGATTGTTAGGAAAAGTTATAGTAATCAAGTAAAATTTAATAGCGAGTATGTGTAAATAAATACTAACCCTTTTAGATTAATATCTACAAAAGTAATCGTACATTATTTTTAACTTCCACATCGTTTTGATGAAAACTATGTAGCCAAAGATAAAAATGTAATATTTTTAAAGAATTAAGCATAGGGATTAAGTATACGAAAACTAATAATAGATCTTTCAAGATCAATGGTTGTTTTGACATAAACTTAGATTAGGATTCCCGTATAAATATATTTACTTCAAATTGtttgttatatttttattatctAATAGATAATGATTATCTttagttataaaaaaaataaatatttataactAAGAGGAGGGAACGCAATAAAATCGATAGCTTCAATGAATGATATGTGTCCCCcataggtttcttttattatatgtatagatatttATCTTTATAATGAGAAGTAGCCATGAAGAAGCCTCCAATGGATTAGAGTTGAATGAGTCATTAGGTTACAAATTTTGACAAAGATGTTCCACTAGATGCATGATTCCACAATATAATCATGAGAAAAAATTAATGGTTAAATAGTGTTTCCATTATGCAAAACATTTACGAACTCATCAAGTTAAATAAGAGTTGTTGGTTAAGTTTTCCAGATTATGGTTGATAACAATATCTGCACATACAAATCAAGAGAAGGATCAAGGTAGCATCAATGAATTCAATTATTTTAATGAGCAGATTAAGAAATGTCATTAAGAAATGTCAGGTAACATAAACGAGCCAAGAATACCGAGAAGACAGATTTCGTAAATACTTATTTTTCATTTACTGAAAAAATAGAAAGAACTAGAATAAGTAAAGGGCTGAGAAGTTATCTATCTAATCAAATACGTagaaaaaaaaagacatttttctTATACAAATCGTTATATGTTGTGATTGGTAACATGTCTCATAGTAatttaaggggctgtttgtttatcttttaactaggctatcacccgggaacatcccgagttaggaaaatttagttttcaataataaaaggtacataaacaacattttcaaCCTCTTAAGTTTCTTGTTTCCCTTCCCACCACAAATTTTTGTTCGGTTTCATCACTATGAAATCTGGGTCCCAAAATAGGACTACGACGCAGGTGATGCTTTGCTAAGTTTGGGGCTTAAAACATATGAAAATGCTTTACCGGTCTAATGGATAGGCCTTTTTAGTTATGCAACATAGCTGGTCTAGAGGGAGGAATTGAAAGTGCCAACTTTCCATTTGTTACGTTAGTCCGTGCTTTGGTCTAACCACCATTTTCATCTTCCACCTCAGCATGTGTCGTTGAGATCATCATGAGCTTTACTTGCGTGTCAAGCCAACTTTTAACACAAAAGGAAGCCACATCCATTTTTGAATCGTTACCCATACAAACTTATCTTAACCCTAACAAAACCCAACCTCTGACCCAACTCATCTTAACCATAACCAACCCATGGACATTAAAAGTCCTCCAAATAGATACATAAGCAAAACTTCATTTGGAGCTTTAATAGAAAACCAATCatgaaataacaaaaataaacacCAAATCAACACAAATGTATTGCAAAACTTAAATAATAAAGATAACATGTTTTTGTCGCGATAAAAAACAAAACTTCTAGCAAGAAACTAAGTTTAAAACCTTTAGTAGGTAACCGGTGCAAGGATTTCAAGTTGAGAACAAAGTTTCTCTTCTGCAGCTTTATCGGCCTTGGCTCTAAGTTTGTTAAGCTGCTTCTTTCTTTCATACACCACTTGGGCTTTTTCCTTCCTCTTATTTTCAAGTTCCTGCAAGTAATTAACAACAATGTAGTcaaaataagttacaataaaGTTTATTGTGGTAAATTAATTAAGACCAAAAAATACAGAAGGGTAATTTTGTACATATTAGTGTCATTGTATAGGCTCAGTGATATGTTAAAAACATATTAACCAATAAtaacaaacaaataaaaaagaGAAATCACAGAATTTATTTGATGTCTAGGTTATAAAAATCTAGCTTGCAAATATATATGATCTATGGTTATCCATCATCCTATAAATGAAATTATTAAATGAAATTATAATAAGAGATAACTCGAGAACAAAAATACATATAACGTCCACCTGGACTTGCATAAAAAAGATTATCAAATAACAAACATTTTCAGATAAAGAGCTTtgcatggttttaaaaaacggctGAGGCGCGCCTCAAGGCGAAACAGCCAAAAAACGattctgaggcgcgcctcaggggGTTTCTACTGTTTGtgcgcctcagaggggctgaggcgctaaaAAGGCTGCGCCTCAGGGGTTTTAGATAtctgtttttgatgtttttgtgtttttgtgtcaatttcaagcaatttCGGTCTGTTTTACgtgtgttttttattattttgatgaatttgatgatgaatttagttagtattactatttttaaaagatttataatatttatatttattttttaattccgcCTCGGGCTTACACCTCGgttcgcctcgaggcttacgcctcgtgaggcgaagtgaaaacgcctcgaaactcgtttctgtttctttaAACCTTGGGGCTTTGTAATACCAAGGATTTAAAAGTTGCAATATGCTTTATACAGCATTAAATACAATATTTACCGCATtaatataacaaaaaaataaataaagttttTACCTTGATTGTCTCATAATGATTCCACCCAACTTCTGAAGAAAGCCGACCGAGCAAACAGTACTTGTGTCCAGCAGTTAACCTCAATACCCTACATTTTGTGTTCACAAAAATCAACACTGTGACATGTATAACACCATTTGTTGATTTAAAGCAAATCATTGTGTAAACTTACTTAAGAGCATCAGGGATGACCATTCTCTTCTTCCTGTTGTAAGGTGTAGGGACCCCTTCATAAACTTTCAACCTTGCTAGTGCAGCAGCTCCACGCTTGGTCTTGTGGGGAATCATGCTGTaatcaaaacaaaaaaataacaataagttaaaaaaaatattcaGATTGAAAACTTGAAGCAAgtacaacacaacacaacacaataCAAGTACATGAAtttcatttatatataataacacaccgcttaaaagtcaaacttttatAGCTTATGTTGACAAAACCCGGATATCAGACTCAGGAAATAATAATCCGAAACACCAAAATACAGACAATAAATTAGTATAACAAATACCTGGATGGCAAGCAAAGGGACCAGATTTGATGACAACCAAATGAAAACAGAACCAATAAACAATTTGCAGCATTCCCAAACAACCTGCGGCCATACGCTGAAGGTAATCTATCAGCTGGAAAAAAGTAGATAGCCTAACAGATAACATGAACCAGTTTCTCGAGCAGAGATGGGTGTAATAGACAATTTGATAGCCCTGTCTGGCATCAATGGCATTAAGAGTATCACTTAAGACTTCAAGTGCAGGTCCAGCTTCTGTAAATAACGCTTCCCAACTAATTAAAAACACGTAGATTTATATTAGAATGTGTATCAAACtcattaaaaaaaatgttataaaaatCAAGGTTAGTAGTGAGAGCCTCACCATATGCCAAGATTCATCGTTCTCTTAATGCCCATGGTTCAGGTGGTGCATTCTATAGCTGATTCTCGTGCAACATTACTTAATCTTTTAAAACCATGAAAAGACCAAAAAGCGCAATCAAACaatgaagatcaaatgaaacaaATAAAATAGACCTTTGAGCTTCAATAATCGGTAGCCGAACAACCACAAGCTCGCAAAACAACTCAATAATTTCTTGAGCTGCCATCATTTTCTCTTCCCTTATTATATGCTCTACCTATATAAGTTACATAACTAAAGGTCAATTAATATCTTATGTACTTTTTCTAGTCCAAAGAAAAGCATGTATTATACCCGAATTCGGGCCGTAGCTTCTAGACCAGTCTCAAAAAGTTTTGCAATATCCCGCCGCATCTGTTTTATATGAATTTATATACGTTTCCTTAACAATTTTATCCGCGGTATCGTCAACTTCAAAAGCGTTTTACTGTAATCAACAATTCACAATCAAATAGTTACAATCAAACCCTAGGCCATACAATACAAATTGAATACTCCGTTAATTTCACTACCACAACAACTTTAACCTAAACATTTCAATGTCAATTAACAAACACAAGGTAAATCAAGACAAAAACACAACTAACAATATAGATAAGGTTTTACCGTTTGGAACCCTTGAAAGCCCCCTTAGTGAAGATAGAATCAAGCATCGACATCTTGATCGAAATTTAGGTACGAAATCCTGATGTTGTGGTCACGAAACTGTATGTGCAGTGGATCGAAAACAAGTAACAGATTAGATAGATGATCAAAGAATACAAAATTTATTTAGAAATACGATTGACCGGAACTGTGTACAACTACTCCACTATGAATATGAATGAATGAATTATACAAGTTTATATATGACCTGGTCCAAAGTCACATGGAGAGAGAGACAACGCCGTTTTGCTTTCAcgctttttcttcttctttctctctctaaacacacATTATTGTCCAGAAAAGCGTTATATGCATAGATACATAAGAAATTGAACGAAATCATGGATGAATGATAGAAGAATAATAAGAAATTGAACGAAATCATCGATGAAAGATACAAGAAATCATAGGAAAATAACAATAGATTCATTCACTTACCAGATGCTAATGAAATCGAAAGAGATGGTGGTAGATTTGCTTGTCGGCGATGaacaaaattagggttttgtaaGCTTGAATGATGAAAGCGTGAAGGAGAAGAATGATGTGTTTGAGTGATTTAGGCTAATTAGATAGTTTTTATACCAGGGTCCAAAAAACAGGTATGGATATACAACACGCGGATCCCGTGTAAAAATAAAAGGATTCCcacattttcccgccaaaaatcAAGTGAGGTTGCACCACAACACGACACGTGTCCCACATcttgtttatttattatatatatagatagatgGTTCAGACCTTagtacttaaccattcagatgttgccaaacagcccctaagtgttAAAAGATTATATGATAGTTAATATGTTTATGTAATGAAAAAGCTAAAATCTAAACTAATTTATTATTGCCTTTTCCTCTGGTAATTCTCAGTTGATTTCAAAATATTTATCCATGAGGAAAGCGAAAGGAGAGAAAAAGGATGACGACCTTCGAAAAGTGAAAGCGGTGTGACCAAGTATGACGGATTTCGATTGCTGCCGCGGTGGCGTTGTAAGACTTTTCGATccctgtaagattaaatatattatgtaataatatttaatctatagcctttataatcatttacatgatagagatcaaaatatattataac from Helianthus annuus cultivar XRQ/B chromosome 7, HanXRQr2.0-SUNRISE, whole genome shotgun sequence includes the following:
- the LOC110868448 gene encoding 60S ribosomal protein L13a-4, whose translation is MIPHKTKRGAAALARLKVYEGVPTPYNRKKRMVIPDALKVLRLTAGHKYCLLGRLSSEVGWNHYETIKELENKRKEKAQVVYERKKQLNKLRAKADKAAEEKLCSQLEILAPVTY